Proteins encoded within one genomic window of Besnoitia besnoiti strain Bb-Ger1 chromosome II, whole genome shotgun sequence:
- a CDS encoding DEAD (Asp-Glu-Ala-Asp) box polypeptide 17 (encoded by transcript BESB_036610): protein MYGGYGASSGGGYGSGSTGTYGYGASSSGYVGGGYGGAYGDGGYGGGGYGASSYGGGMYGGGRPSGGGVGMGGYGSDSLGSRLQRVDWKAVDLVPFEKNFYVEHPAVVNMSTEEAERIRRANEITIVHGQNVPKPVPTFEYTSFPSYILDVINQTGFQKPTAIQVQGWPIALSGRDMIGIAETGSGKTLAFLLPAIVHINAQPYLNKGDGPIVLILAPTRELVEQIRSQCRTFAGPSKIHHAVAYGGVPKRPQIMELERGAEICVACPGRLIDFLESNITNLRRVTYLVLDEADRMLDMGFEPQIRKIVSQIRPDRQTLMWSATWPKEVQNLARDLCKEEPVHINVGSLDLKACHNIKQEVMVLQEYEKRGQLMSLLRRIMDGSKILIFAETKRGADNLTRDMRVEGWPALSLHGDKKQEERTWVLDEFKNGRNPIMVATDVASRGLDVKDIRHVINYDMPNQIEDYIHRIGRTGRAGTKGCAYTFFTPDKSRLARDLVRVLREANQPVPSELESMGSYSSSGSGRRWGGGGGRGGGRGGFRSGGFGGPNALPLGSRPY from the exons ATGTACGGGGGCTACGGTGCGTCGAGTGGTGGGGGGTATGGATCGGGGAGCACCGGCACTTACGGCTACGGCGCCAGTAGCAGCGGCTACGTCGGGGGGGGATACGGCGGTGCGTACGGGGATGGCGGGtacggaggaggaggctaCGGAGCGAGCTCGTACGGGGGAGGGATGTacggcggcgggcgtccgagcggcggcggcgtgggaATGGGGGGCTATGGCTCCGACTCTCTCGGCTCAAGGCTGCAGCGAGTCGACTGGAAGGCCGTCGATCTCGTCCCATTCGAGAAGAACTTCTACGTCGAGCACCCTGCCGTCGTCAACATGTCTACGGAGGAGGCTGAGAGGATTCGCCGCGCCAATGAAATCACCATCGTGCACG GTCAGAATGTTCCCAAGCCCGTCCCCACTTTCGAATACACCTCATTCCCGTCGTACATTCTGGACGTCATCAACCAGACCGGTTTTCAAAAGCCCACGGCTATTCAAGTCCAGGGGTGGCCGATTGCGCTCTCTGGAAGGGACATGATCGGTATTGCGGAGACTGGTAGTGGAAAGACTCTGGCTTTCCTGCTCCCTGCCATCGTCCACATCAATGCGCAGCCGTACCTGAA TAAGGGCGACGGACCGATCGTCTTGATTTTGGCTCCCACCCGCGAACTCGTCGAGCAGATCCGCTCTCAGTGCCGCACCTTCGCAGGCCCTTCAAAGATTCATCATGCTGTCGCGTATGGTGGTGTTCCTAAGCGGCCTCAGATTATGGAACTCGAGCGGGGAGCCGAGATCTGCGTCGCTTGCCCAG GTCGACTGATTGATTTCCTCGAGTCGAACATCACCAACCTCCGCCGTGTGACGTACCTGGTCTTGGATGAGGCAGATCGCATGTTGGATATGGGTTTCGAACCGCAGATCCGGAAAATTGTTTCTCAG ATCCGACCTGATCGCCAGACGCTCATGTGGTCGGCGACTTGGCCGAAGGAAGTGCAGAACTTGGCGCGGGATCTGTGCAAGGAAGAGCCTGTCCACATCAATGTTGGTAGCCTTGATCTGAAGGCGTGCCACAACATCAAGCAGGAGGTCATGGTTCTTCAG GAGTATGAGAAGCGCGGACAGCTGATGAGCCTGCTCCGGCGCATCATGGACGGCTCGAAGATTCTGATCTTCGCAGAGACCAAAAGAG GCGCGGACAACCTGACGCGGGACATGCGCGTCGAGGGCTGGCCTGCGTTGTCGCTCCACGGTGACAAGAAGCAGGAGGAGCGCACGTGGGTGCTGGATGAGTTCAAGAACGGCCGCAACCCGATCATGGTGGCGACGGACGTCGCCTCACGTGGGCTCGACGTGAAGGACATCCGCCATGTCATCAACTACGACATGCCGAATCAGATTGAGGACTACATCCACCGCATCGGGCGCACAGGGCGTGCGGGCACGAAGGGGTGTGCGTACACGTTCTTCACTCCGGACAAatcgcgtctggcgcgcgaCTTGGTTCGCGTCCTGCGGGAAGCCAATCAGCCGGTTCCCTCTGAACTGGAGTCCATGGGCAGCTACTCGTCCTCCGGCTCGGGTCGCAGATggggcggcggtggcggccgcggaggtggtcgcggcggcttccGGAGCGGCGGGTTCGGCGGTCCCAACGCGTTGCCGCTGGGCTCCAGACCGTATTAG
- a CDS encoding hypothetical protein (encoded by transcript BESB_036600) — protein MRQNSLSSFSSSRSQLVDGEAEEEEGEWSATKRSGSGEGGREDVAQAEGRLSNPPTNRGDIKREETSSSRGSLFSWSSFDSASPAAAPPRPPWLPTTSGATRGVPEAPAFLKEEVASLLYRAKVFSSQRLPHSHHGAPGKSAGDAPNGSAPLVTLRGSESLSASSLPSASSRASRSYPCAVAPPDATACEAHGSLASADGKRAGAFLCAGEAPAPADASNAPAFASGSVRVHSAGSCAPFCRPQGAVLFDKEDVKLESALHSLPCPTDSAVSLVSSSAAYMCRYEPDFETRALEEGQASSSLQSAEAPLFYVANIPVHLAPPAHSCCSSLDLSVSPFPYAYCPPPEASHETPPDLASGGPARGRLASAPAAGFSPGLSRGRRAASRRRSSPLRKREPQKAAGVPRAHAEDSLEALALTGDRPPGGWKGGKKRRGTAGASDGEGAPAEAPLTSLPVSSACRTQFLPPEGGADQGLSPKSDGLAAPKRSRRISWRPHGGTALRSARRAEPGSGQDKANASEEGRCALPSADAQGGTPSPRRPPRWIRFFARRLICLGPREGKDPLFFSRRQHRQAPSAAKPSPSSDPPGRSQRAEDLRVQSVQPGPCAVHQYLLSESACLGEGFAGKARGGQSDTRDASVSTASVSFEKFSGASARPEIAWERFSGESCSSQEDARTKLPAGACLSRLAHGESCGDVGSFASSGGGGPQQTDNAERRNAAPPEQEETEQLGCVPESCGSALQTLRANENGWHDGAGGGAAMQGGVGESAFSKLPPEFSAREPGMSLDQRDRTLEAVYEGACLEATQAERRRLSTASFASLSPRRRSDTDDYVRQEETGGTRAAEGGEAGRGLRTVSPSTDSEGKSGQQRYFASPGTCSTAVSPVAARGGVPAFSFRPPAGSERAGTLGDAPAVREPESVSTRPSPRETSSHGSRREEGLPQSDALVSRRQEGKRERAAEDERHNGEEEGKKACREFVDRCVAAGVRGEAAEAADSSAAPGRQRECAPDEGRAAEGGAAPVSPSGKQEKGETKGGQSRASCFPGLSRLSSREDVAEFVLSVLEERRAAFNLRQSKAASLLRRLSTEKRDSSHGQEKASSLHAGRKTSTSEPRSPGVQGQPAAPLWGDAAAGSERQGSGGADDDWDRQRELLDLAELLLDAASICMSEECSEKGRTSASEKKTHCMPCVYDKDGLKVWKKEFGVGRLLIRASFMLPVLPQQYASFASDSTLRATWDPHLGGHAVLETLTPHMDICRVLLKRVAAIYPRDIVTLRARRTWRLPRAAHEPPEAELQEGKEDTRLVYASCSCSIDHPDAPEHSSHVRMDIRLSAYVASPVVTPFGVWTEVTLFSEADPKGWIPAVVSKALAAKVLPSTVEKMAVNMLKHYGVPWDGFSATGYAFRRLAAYREQLSRGISDGHRL, from the exons ATGCGCCAAaactcgctctcttctttctcgtcttcccgCAGCCAACTCGTGGacggagaagcggaggaagaggaaggagagtgGAGCGCGACGAAACGCAGCGGATCAGGTGAAGGGGGGAGGGAAGACGTCGCACAGGCAGAGGGGCGCCTGTCGAATCCGCCAACGAACAGGGGCGACATCaaacgagaggagacgagctcTTCACGTGGTAGTCTTTTCTCTTGGTCGTCTTTCGATTCCGCGtctccagcggcagcgcccccACGCCCGCCGTGGCTCCCGACAACGTCGGGAGCCACGCGCGGCGTACCTGAGGCTCCTGCTTTCTTAAAAGAGGAAGTGGCCAGTCTGCTGTACCGTGCCAAAGTTTTTTCGTCGCAGCGTCTGCCTCACAGTCACCATGGAGCGCCTGGCAAGTCTGCTGGAGACGCGCCGAACGGAAGCGCTCCTCTCGTGACGCTCCGTGGCTCGGAGTCGCTGTCTGCTTCATCTCTGCCCTCGgcttcgtcgcgcgcgtcgcgctcgtaTCCGTGTGCTGTCGCTCCCCCCGATGCGACAGCCTGTGAGGCGCATGGCTCTCTGGCAAGCGCAGATGGTAAACGCGCGGGTGCGTTTTTGTGCGCGGGAGAAGCGCCGGCACCCGCAGACGCATCCAACGCCCCCGCCTTTGCGTCTGGCTCGGTTCGCGTTCACTCCGCTGGCAGTTGCGCGCCTTTTTGTCGTCCGCAAGGGGCCGTTCTCTTTGACAAAGAAGACGTCAAACTGGAGTCCGCGCTCCACTCGCTGCCCTGTCCTACAGACTCTGCTGTTTCCCTCGTGTCTTCGTCGGCCGCCTACATGTGCCGCTACGAGCCCGATttcgagacacgcgcgctgGAAGAAGGCcaggcgtcctcctcccttcagtctgcggaggcgccgctgttCTACGTAGCCAACATTCCTGTCCATCTGGCGCCTCCTGCTCACTCGTGTTGTTCGTCCCTGGATCTGAGCGTCTCTCCCTTTCCGTACGCGTACTGTCCTCCGCCGGAAGCTTCCCATGAGACTCCGCCTGACCTTGCCAGCGGGGGACCCGCCCGGGGGCGTCtcgcttcggcgcctgcggccggcTTTTCTCCGGGGCTCTCGCGCGgtcgacgcgccgcgagccgccggcggTCGTCGCCCCTACGCAAGCGGgagccgcagaaggccgcaGGCGTGCCCCGTGCCCATGCGGAGGACagcctggaggcgctggcgctcaCTGGCGACAGGCCGCCAGGGGGCTGGAAGGGtggaaagaagagacgcggGACGGCGGGGGCctccgacggcgaaggcgcgccggcggaggcgccgctcaCGTCCCTTCCCGTCTCTTCGGCGTGCCGCACGCAGTTCCTCCCTCCCGAGGGCGGTGCAGACCAGGGACTGTCTCCTAAGAGCGACGGCCTCGCAGCGCCCAAGCGGAGCCGAAGAATCAGCTGGCGACCCCACGGGGGCACAGCTCTGCGTAGTGCGCGAAGAGCGGAACCTGGAAGCGGGCAGGACAAGGCGAATGCCTCCGAAGAagggcgctgcgcgctgcctagcgcagacgcgcagggcgggacgccgtcgccgcggcgaccgcctcgcTGGATACGCTttttcgcgcgtcgcctcatCTGCCTGGGGCCGAGAGAAGGCAAAGAcccgctcttcttctctcgaaGACAACATcgccaggcgccgagcgccgcgaagccttcgccttcgtccgaCCCGCCTGGAAGGTCTCAACGCGCAGAGGACCTTCGGGTTCAAAGCGTACAGCCAGGACCCTGCGCCGTTCACCAGTATCTGTTGTCAGAGTCAGCGTGTTTGGGAGAAGGATTTGCAGGGAAGGCGCGTGGCGGACAGAGCGACACGAGGGACGCAAGCGTCTCTACCGCGTCAGTTTCTTTTGAAAAGTTCTCGGGAGCAAGCGCTCGCCCAGAAATAGCCTGGGAGAGATTCAGTGGGGAGTCCTGCTCTTCACAAGAGGACGCTCGCACGAAACTTCCCGCGGGCgcatgtctctctcgcttggCTCACGGCGAGAGCTGCGGAGACGTGGGTTCCTTTGCCTCatcggggggcggcgggccgcAACAGACAGacaacgcagagaggcgaaacgcCGCTCCACCTGagcaagaagagacagaacaACTCGGCTGCGTGCCGGAGAGCTGCGGCTCTGCCCTGCAGACGCTGAGGGCGAACGAGAATGGTTGGCacgacggcgcaggaggGGGGGCTGCGATGCAGGGAGGGGTAGGCGAGTCCGCGTTCAGCAAGCTCCCGCCGGAGTTCTCCGCTCGGGAGCCGGGAATGTCTCTAGACCAGCGCGACAGAACCTTGGAGGCGGTGTACGAAGGCGCCTGCCTGGAGGCGACTCAAGCTGAGCGTCGACGGCTGTCGACCGCTTCGTTTGcgtccctgtctcctcggcggaGGTCCGACACCGACGACTATGTGCGgcaggaggagacagggggcacacgcgccgcagaggggggggaggctgGCAGGGGACTGCGAACTGTATCGCCGAGCACCGACAGCGAAGGGAAGTCTGGGCAGCAGCGGTACTTCGCGTCTCCGGGGACGTGCTCCACTGCAGTGTCTCCtgtggcggcgcgaggcggagtgCCGGCGTTCAGCTTCAGGCCGCCGGCCGGCTCGGAGAGGGCGGGGACTTTGGGGGACGCGCCTGCTGTCCGCGAGCCGGAGTCCGTCTCcacgcggccgtcgccaCGAGAGACCTCGTCGCATGGGAGTCGGCGAGAGGAGGGTCTGCCGCAGTCCGACGCGCTGGTCAGTCGCAGGCAGGAAGGCAAGAgggagcgcgccgcggaagacgagcgcCACaacggggaagaagagggcaaAAAGGCCTGCAGGGAATTCGTCGACCGGTGCGTGGCGGCAGGCGTGCGGGGGGAAGCGGCAGAGGCTGCCGactcttccgcagcgcctggccGCCAGCGGGAATGCGCGCCCGATGAAGgaagagccgcagagggcggagccgcgccagTCTCCCCGTCGGGAAAGcaggagaagggagagacgaagggCGGCCAGAGTCGTGCCAGCTGCTTCCCGGGCTTGAGCAGACTTTCCTCCAGAGAAGACGTCGCGGAGTTCGTGTTAAGTGTTTTGGAAgaaaggcgcgccgccttcaaTCTGAGGCAGAGCAAAGCGGCTAGTCTCCTCAGACGCCTCTcaacagagaagagagactcgTCCCATGGACAGGAAAAGGCCAGTTCGCTCCACGCAGGGAGGAAGACCTCCACAAGCGAGCCTCGCAGTCCAGGGGTGCAGGGTCAACCGGCAGCCCCTCTCTGGGGGGATGCTGCTGCGGGGTCCGAGCGGCAAGGGAGTGGCGGCGCTGACGATGACTGGGATCGACAGAGAGAACTGCTAGATTTGGCGGAGCTTCTTCTCGATGCTGCCTCCATTTGCATGAGCGAGGAATGCTCCGAGAAAGGCAGGACGAGTGCTagcgaaaagaagacgcaCTGCATGCCTTGCGTCTATGACAAAGACGGTCTCAAAGTCTGGAAGAAAGAATTCGGAGTCGGCCGCTTGCTTATCCGAG CTTCTTTCATGCTTCCCGTGCTTCCCCAGCAGTACGCTTCGTTTGCTTCCGACAGCACCCTGCGTGCGACGTGGGATCCCCACCTCGGCGGCCACGCAGTTCTCGAGACGCTGACGCCCCACATGGACATTTGCCGAGTTCTGCTcaagcgcgtcgccgcgattTACCCTCGAGACATCGTGACGCTGCGCGCCAGGAGAAcgtggcggctgccgcgcgccgcccacgaGCCTCCGGA GGCGGAGCTGCAAGAGGGGAAAGAAGATACTCGACTGGTGTATgcgtcctgcagctgctcaaTCGACCATCCAGATGCGCCTGAACA TAGCAGCCACGTTCGCATGGACATCCGTCTCAGCGCCTACGTTGCGTCGCCCGTGGTGACGCCGTTCGGAG TGTGGACTGAAGTGACGCTGTTCAGCGAGGCCGACCCGAAAGGCTGGATCCCGGCAGTCGTCAGCAAGGCCCTGGCGGCGAAAGTTCTGCCTTCCACGGTGGAAAAAATGGCAGTGAACATGCTCAAGCACTA CGGAGTGCCTTGGGACGGTTTTTCTGCCACGGGATACGCCTTTCGCCGACTGGCTGCCTACCGCGAGCAACTTTCCCGCGGGATTTCGGACGGGCATCGACTGTAA
- a CDS encoding hypothetical protein (encoded by transcript BESB_036630), which yields MSRTPEDCKRQDGDHEPTTPTSGERRECPTLSSGDEAAVRAATVCGDCLAVALGAATTVSLALLQAGALIADVCWRVISKSCCDSGVPNGPPRYYVPSNRVAYVYEEPLRVYVPRAASGYYSGSTNTFIPTTPYL from the exons ATGTCCAGAACTCCCGAGGACTGCAAGCGCCAAGACGGCGATCATGAACCAACGACTCCGACaagcggagagcggagggAATGCCCTACTTTGTCGTCTGGAGATGAAGCCGCTGTCAGAGCCGCCACAGTTTGTGGGGACTGCCTGGCGGTCGCCCTCGGAGCTGCCACGACtgtttctctcgcgctcttgcaggcgggcgcgcttATCGCTGATGTTTGTTGGCGCGTTATTAGCAAGTCTTGCTGCGACAGCG GCGTACCGAATGGGCCGCCCCGGTACTACGTCCCCAGCAACCGGGTGGCATACGTGTACGAGGAGCCTTTGCGGGTGTACGTCCCCCGCGCTGCCAGCGGGTACTACAGTGGCTCCACCAACACCTTCATTCCCACGACGCCGTATCTCTAA
- a CDS encoding hypothetical protein (encoded by transcript BESB_036590) has product MQRPCPSFSDHPPGAPAAAAPISFALPTHSDNIGTTAMAPTLLPSAHQGYVPTLRGSVIHRAPARPTVAETGTAFERNIAAQAAKVAPTPPHAELETQGPIPKPDEARAEARRSPRLLPVWGQQPVESADDGQRTATCSYWQRDSQLSLPLKKRKKYTAYFVDTDEHASPPPTTASRPATNATASRTTLP; this is encoded by the coding sequence ATGCAGCGGCCGTGTCCATCTTTCTCAGATCATCCGCCTGGTgctcccgcggccgccgcgccaatCTCGTTCGCCCTGCCCACCCACTCGGACAACATAGGAACGACAGCTATGGCCCCGACGCTTCTCCCGTCTGCACACCAAGGCTACGTCCCCACCCTGCGCGGATCTGTTATTCATCGCGCGCCAGCACGTCCAACCGTTGCAGAGACAGGCACCGCTTTTGAGCGCAACATAGCGGCACAAGCAGCTAAAGTAGCTCCTACACCACCACACGCTGAACTTGAAACCCAAGGTCCAATCCCTAAACCAGAcgaggctcgcgcggaggcgcggcggtcgccgcggctaCTGCCTGTGTGGGGCCAGCAGCCGGTAGAGTCAGCTGACGACGGCCAACGCACCGCCACCTGCTCCTACTGGCAACGTGATTCCCAACTGTCCCTCCctctgaagaagaggaaaaaatACACAGCTTACTTCGTTGACACAGATGAACATGCCAGCCCACCGCCAACCACTGCCAGCCGCCCCGCCACTAACGCGACAGCATCTCGCACCACCCTGCCGTAA
- a CDS encoding zinc finger, C3HC4 type (RING finger) domain-containing protein (encoded by transcript BESB_036620), whose amino-acid sequence MACLVFLRSSVDAVCRTVRATAESLSGLLLGTEEDAVMNRDPIMEVVSQNPQEAIRFIKLVMLFGATTGVLVSVPCIIYLVLYWDECKCNKPLQWWVLVFSALQVSQVPVRYLFFFHLHAAPDNRLAIINTTRTLTGGRGWKCSKFVSILSYGWFILGVVWVFNTHECAEAPGLWKLTVSAIVISMLRLVTTFVCFWISFPPNAGGVQNTDRLRRAATPEQIAKLPLLTYAEKKAQLRVRARQNKNALGGVEKEAPPTEKGRNACGETSAKQGLNSHQGAERSGGNNERNEQNQTHGEAKTGDPERGEVLRSLTAAAKDERRSETGLSQGRGSTEIRARLACSLQDSEHRPSQMPLSASRSSSSRLRHSSSPTSISRTSSCPVGASESPSVGFSSSFSRFPVPSVRGGGAEQGLSPLSPFTRKVDTATSLAAQQLPDTLRQPSSEAASRARDAAPLQSSMEISEERKPANGAGGAANLPVPLQDFSAAGAGAEFSSVQENCCICLGEFVDEEVIRELHCSHFFHQPCIDKWLLKNKQCPLCLRSIDENFTSGTKAAETGRVS is encoded by the exons ATGGCGTGCCTCGTGTTCCTGCGGTCTTCGGTAGATGCCGTGTGCCGCACTGTGAGAGCAACCGCTGAG TCTTTGAGCGGACTCCTGCTAGGAACAGAGGAAGATGCAGTCATGAACAGAGATCCCATCATGGAGGTTGTCTCCCAAAATCCTCAAGAGGCGATTCGATTTATCAA GCTCGTGATGCTCTTTGGAGCCACAACTGGCGTGCTGGTATCCGTCCCCTGCATCATCTACCTGGTTTTGTACTGGGATGAATGCAAATGTAACAAGCCTTTGCAATG GTGGGTCCTGGTCTTCAGCGCGCTGCAAGTCTCGCAAGTCCCGGTCAGGTaccttttcttctttcatCTCCACGCCGCCCCCGACAACCGACTCGCGATCATTAACAC GACTCGCACACTAACTGGCGGACGAGGATGGAAATGCAGCAAATTCGTTTCCATCCTCAGTTACGGCTGGTTTATTCTCGGAGTCGTGTGGGTGTTCAACACGCACGAGTGCGCGGAGGCCCCGGGGCTGTGGAAGCTGACTGTTTCTGCC ATCGTCATCTCGATGCTGCGTCTGGTGACTACATTCGTCTGCTTCTGGATCTCGTTTCCGCCGAACGCGGGCGGCGTTCAAAATACAGACcgactgcgccgcgcggcgactcccGAGCAAATCGCGAAGCTCCCGCTGCTCACCTacgcggaaaaaaaggcgcagctgagggttcgcgcgcgccagaaCAAGAATGCCCTCGGGGGGGTTGAAAAAGAAGCGCCGCCAACGGAAAAGGGTCGAAACGCCTGCGGAGAGACCTCGGCGAAACAGGGACTCAATAGTCACCAGGGCGCAGAACGAAGCGGCGGAAACAACGAAAGAAACGAACAGAATCAAACCCACGGCGAGGCAAAGACCGGCGATCCTGAACGGGGGGAAGTCTTGCGGAGCTTGACGGCGGCCGCCAAAGATGAAAGACGCAGCGAGACGGGACTGTCGCAGGGGCGTGGCAGTACAGAGATACGCGCCAG GCTGGCTTGTTCCCTCCAGGACTCTGAGCACAGGCCGTCTCAGATgcctctctcggcgtcccGGTCTTCGTCATCTCGACTTCGCCACTCCTCCTCCCCCACGTCGATTTCGCGAACGTCGAGTTGCCCTGTCGGCGCGTCGGAGAGTCCTTCTGTGggtttctcttcttccttctcgcgttTTCCAGTTCCCtctgtccgcggcggcggcgccgagcagggtttgtctccgctgtctcctttcACACGGAAGGTAGATACCGCGACGTCTCTAGCAGCACAGCAGCTGCCAGACACTCTGAGGCAGCCGAGCTCCGAggcagcctcgcgggcgagagacgcagcgcctctgcagtcTTCCATGGAGATTTCAGAAGAGCGAAAGCCAGCAAatggcgcgggcggcgccgcgaaccTGCCTGTCCCTCTGCAGGACTTCTcggccgcgggggcgggcgccgagtTCTCTTCTGTCCAGGAGAACTGCTGCATTTGTCTGGGCGAGTTCGTCGACGAGGAAGTCATTCGCGAACTGCATTGCTCCCACTTCTTCCACCAGCCCTGCATCGATAAATGGCTACTGAAAAACAAACAATGTCCACTCTGCTTGCGAAGCATCGACGAAAATTTCACGTCGG gtacgaaggcggcagagaccGGGCGTGTGTCGTAG